Proteins from one Acropora muricata isolate sample 2 chromosome 9, ASM3666990v1, whole genome shotgun sequence genomic window:
- the LOC136929604 gene encoding uncharacterized protein isoform X1: MQLSCSKVILGPFSWNCHVELFHQTVREYSAIALAYSEMALDAFRRGWNSIRVKFWSIGYKKRLILQFGALLFIVLSGLFLWTSLFANLSDLRISQKQKGNASTPWDKWVKDNDLQSIGDIWDGCDAHKPREMIGKVVIYYDEKQRRVIATAVANFTAKFSLNGGAVHVIAEYLGRELYNVKHKVCKMGAETFSCPIEKGKKMHVNEKVKLPQYIPRGEYYATAKLMNENEECLGMTESNIIL; the protein is encoded by the exons ATGCAACTCTCTTGCTCAAAAGTTATACTAGGACCGTTCTCGTGGAACT GTCACGTTGAACTTTTTCACCAAACTGTGAGGGAATATTCTGCTATAGCACTTGCATACAGTGAAATGGCATTGGATGCGTTCCGCCGTGGATGGAATTCTATTCGTGTCAAATTTTGGAGCATAGGCTACAAAAAGCGTCTTATTCTTCAATTTGGTGCGCTTCTTTTCATTGTCCTCTCTGGACTTTTTCTGTGGACTTCTTTATTCGCCAATTTATCAGACTTGAGAATTTCTCAGAAGCAAAAAGGCAATGCTAGCACCCCTTGGGACAAATGGGTTAAAGACAACGATCTGCAGTCCATTGGAGACATATGGGATGGTTGCG ATGCCCACAAGCCACGAGAGATGATAGGAAAAGTAGTGATTTATTATGATGAAAAACAACGGAGGGTTATTGCCACAGCAGTTGCAAATTTCACAGCAA aattttcattgaatgGAGGTGCAGTTCATGTCATTGCCGAGTATCTTGGTCGAGAGCTATACAATGTTAAACACAAAGTTTGCAAAATGGGAGCTGAAACATTTAGCTGTCCTATAGAAAAAG gtaaaaaaatgcatgtgaatgaaaaagTCAAACTCCCACAGTACATTCCAAGG GGTGAATACTATGCCACTGCAAAGCttatgaatgaaaatgaggagTGCCTCGGAATGACAGAGTCCAACATCATACTTTAa
- the LOC136929604 gene encoding uncharacterized protein isoform X4, with protein MQLSCSKVILGPFSWNCHVELFHQTVREYSAIALAYSEMALDAFRRGWNSIRVKFWSIGYKKRLILQFGALLFIVLSGLFLWTSLFANLSDLRISQKQKGNASTPWDKWVKDNDLQSIGDIWDGCDAHKPREMIGKVVIYYDEKQRRVIATAVANFTAKFSLNGGAVHVIAEYLGRELYNVKHKVCKMGAETFSCPIEKGKKNACE; from the exons ATGCAACTCTCTTGCTCAAAAGTTATACTAGGACCGTTCTCGTGGAACT GTCACGTTGAACTTTTTCACCAAACTGTGAGGGAATATTCTGCTATAGCACTTGCATACAGTGAAATGGCATTGGATGCGTTCCGCCGTGGATGGAATTCTATTCGTGTCAAATTTTGGAGCATAGGCTACAAAAAGCGTCTTATTCTTCAATTTGGTGCGCTTCTTTTCATTGTCCTCTCTGGACTTTTTCTGTGGACTTCTTTATTCGCCAATTTATCAGACTTGAGAATTTCTCAGAAGCAAAAAGGCAATGCTAGCACCCCTTGGGACAAATGGGTTAAAGACAACGATCTGCAGTCCATTGGAGACATATGGGATGGTTGCG ATGCCCACAAGCCACGAGAGATGATAGGAAAAGTAGTGATTTATTATGATGAAAAACAACGGAGGGTTATTGCCACAGCAGTTGCAAATTTCACAGCAA aattttcattgaatgGAGGTGCAGTTCATGTCATTGCCGAGTATCTTGGTCGAGAGCTATACAATGTTAAACACAAAGTTTGCAAAATGGGAGCTGAAACATTTAGCTGTCCTATAGAAAAAGGTA aaaaaaatgcatgtgaatga
- the LOC136929604 gene encoding uncharacterized protein isoform X3, which yields MQLSCSKVILGPFSWNCHVELFHQTVREYSAIALAYSEMALDAFRRGWNSIRVKFWSIGYKKRLILQFGALLFIVLSGLFLWTSLFANLSDLRISQKQKGNASTPWDKWVKDNDLQSIGDIWDGCEFSLNGGAVHVIAEYLGRELYNVKHKVCKMGAETFSCPIEKGKKMHVNEKVKLPQYIPRGEYYATAKLMNENEECLGMTESNIIL from the exons ATGCAACTCTCTTGCTCAAAAGTTATACTAGGACCGTTCTCGTGGAACT GTCACGTTGAACTTTTTCACCAAACTGTGAGGGAATATTCTGCTATAGCACTTGCATACAGTGAAATGGCATTGGATGCGTTCCGCCGTGGATGGAATTCTATTCGTGTCAAATTTTGGAGCATAGGCTACAAAAAGCGTCTTATTCTTCAATTTGGTGCGCTTCTTTTCATTGTCCTCTCTGGACTTTTTCTGTGGACTTCTTTATTCGCCAATTTATCAGACTTGAGAATTTCTCAGAAGCAAAAAGGCAATGCTAGCACCCCTTGGGACAAATGGGTTAAAGACAACGATCTGCAGTCCATTGGAGACATATGGGATGGTTGCG aattttcattgaatgGAGGTGCAGTTCATGTCATTGCCGAGTATCTTGGTCGAGAGCTATACAATGTTAAACACAAAGTTTGCAAAATGGGAGCTGAAACATTTAGCTGTCCTATAGAAAAAG gtaaaaaaatgcatgtgaatgaaaaagTCAAACTCCCACAGTACATTCCAAGG GGTGAATACTATGCCACTGCAAAGCttatgaatgaaaatgaggagTGCCTCGGAATGACAGAGTCCAACATCATACTTTAa
- the LOC136929604 gene encoding uncharacterized protein isoform X5: MALDAFRRGWNSIRVKFWSIGYKKRLILQFGALLFIVLSGLFLWTSLFANLSDLRISQKQKGNASTPWDKWVKDNDLQSIGDIWDGCDAHKPREMIGKVVIYYDEKQRRVIATAVANFTAKFSLNGGAVHVIAEYLGRELYNVKHKVCKMGAETFSCPIEKGKKMHVNEKVKLPQYIPRGEYYATAKLMNENEECLGMTESNIIL, encoded by the exons ATGGCATTGGATGCGTTCCGCCGTGGATGGAATTCTATTCGTGTCAAATTTTGGAGCATAGGCTACAAAAAGCGTCTTATTCTTCAATTTGGTGCGCTTCTTTTCATTGTCCTCTCTGGACTTTTTCTGTGGACTTCTTTATTCGCCAATTTATCAGACTTGAGAATTTCTCAGAAGCAAAAAGGCAATGCTAGCACCCCTTGGGACAAATGGGTTAAAGACAACGATCTGCAGTCCATTGGAGACATATGGGATGGTTGCG ATGCCCACAAGCCACGAGAGATGATAGGAAAAGTAGTGATTTATTATGATGAAAAACAACGGAGGGTTATTGCCACAGCAGTTGCAAATTTCACAGCAA aattttcattgaatgGAGGTGCAGTTCATGTCATTGCCGAGTATCTTGGTCGAGAGCTATACAATGTTAAACACAAAGTTTGCAAAATGGGAGCTGAAACATTTAGCTGTCCTATAGAAAAAG gtaaaaaaatgcatgtgaatgaaaaagTCAAACTCCCACAGTACATTCCAAGG GGTGAATACTATGCCACTGCAAAGCttatgaatgaaaatgaggagTGCCTCGGAATGACAGAGTCCAACATCATACTTTAa
- the LOC136929604 gene encoding uncharacterized protein isoform X2, translated as MFEELEKAFKTARGHVELFHQTVREYSAIALAYSEMALDAFRRGWNSIRVKFWSIGYKKRLILQFGALLFIVLSGLFLWTSLFANLSDLRISQKQKGNASTPWDKWVKDNDLQSIGDIWDGCDAHKPREMIGKVVIYYDEKQRRVIATAVANFTAKFSLNGGAVHVIAEYLGRELYNVKHKVCKMGAETFSCPIEKGKKMHVNEKVKLPQYIPRGEYYATAKLMNENEECLGMTESNIIL; from the exons ATGTTTGAAGAGctcgagaaagctttcaaaacGGCTAGAG GTCACGTTGAACTTTTTCACCAAACTGTGAGGGAATATTCTGCTATAGCACTTGCATACAGTGAAATGGCATTGGATGCGTTCCGCCGTGGATGGAATTCTATTCGTGTCAAATTTTGGAGCATAGGCTACAAAAAGCGTCTTATTCTTCAATTTGGTGCGCTTCTTTTCATTGTCCTCTCTGGACTTTTTCTGTGGACTTCTTTATTCGCCAATTTATCAGACTTGAGAATTTCTCAGAAGCAAAAAGGCAATGCTAGCACCCCTTGGGACAAATGGGTTAAAGACAACGATCTGCAGTCCATTGGAGACATATGGGATGGTTGCG ATGCCCACAAGCCACGAGAGATGATAGGAAAAGTAGTGATTTATTATGATGAAAAACAACGGAGGGTTATTGCCACAGCAGTTGCAAATTTCACAGCAA aattttcattgaatgGAGGTGCAGTTCATGTCATTGCCGAGTATCTTGGTCGAGAGCTATACAATGTTAAACACAAAGTTTGCAAAATGGGAGCTGAAACATTTAGCTGTCCTATAGAAAAAG gtaaaaaaatgcatgtgaatgaaaaagTCAAACTCCCACAGTACATTCCAAGG GGTGAATACTATGCCACTGCAAAGCttatgaatgaaaatgaggagTGCCTCGGAATGACAGAGTCCAACATCATACTTTAa